One Methylophilus sp. TWE2 DNA segment encodes these proteins:
- a CDS encoding cytochrome c/FTR1 family iron permease has translation MTIYHWFLRFLAAWVIFTGSVHAQGQEADAPKQLWQLLDYVAVDYSGAVQDGVVVSEAEYAEMQDFVENADKLLTSLPAHKAKTQIAEAINQLRVAVTNKAADSDITRLAHHANAVLLSAYPIPIAPKSVPDLNRGKSLYAVQCVSCHGATGNGDGPLAATLDPEPIAFTDADRAKSRSLMALYQVISQGVNGTSMPSFARLPEEDRWALAFFIGTLSHNEDMQNQGKILWDNNDGNIKQRFTGLDKLSTLTETSLTETLPADTVRNVVAYLRTHPDLVEKNQAKGLALSRLKLIQSLEAKKSGNVPLATQLALSAYLDGFEPIEPMLRARNKELLVSVETAMLDYRSAVTKGTVDQAQNAADNLERLLTRVDLIMQDSKADPTATFIGAATILLREGVEALLIVIGMITFLKKTERPDLLQHVHRGWISALLAGLLTWVVATYLIGISGTSREVTEGIGSVLASVVLLSVGLWMHQKSSAGKWQEYLKGQLSKAISSKSVWALFALSFIAVYREVFETVLFYSALMADGNNTALAGGFITAVLLLALIAWGMLYTSARMNLGRFFSFTSVLVVILAVVLIGKGMSALQEAGWIGVNVISAIPRIEWLGVYPTLETITSQTLVGLIALAGFGLFTSKSNK, from the coding sequence ATGACAATCTATCATTGGTTTTTACGTTTCCTTGCTGCATGGGTAATTTTTACAGGCTCAGTACATGCTCAGGGCCAAGAGGCTGATGCCCCAAAACAACTATGGCAATTATTAGACTATGTTGCCGTCGATTACAGTGGCGCCGTTCAAGATGGCGTTGTCGTCAGCGAAGCCGAATATGCTGAAATGCAGGACTTTGTTGAGAATGCAGACAAGTTATTAACCTCATTGCCAGCTCACAAAGCTAAGACTCAAATTGCTGAAGCGATTAACCAATTACGGGTTGCTGTTACCAATAAAGCCGCTGATTCAGACATTACGCGTTTAGCTCATCACGCAAACGCAGTCTTATTATCCGCGTATCCAATTCCCATTGCCCCTAAATCTGTTCCAGACTTGAACAGAGGGAAATCACTTTACGCGGTGCAATGTGTTTCATGTCATGGTGCTACAGGGAATGGAGATGGCCCACTTGCTGCCACACTAGATCCTGAACCTATCGCATTCACTGATGCTGACCGTGCAAAATCAAGAAGTTTGATGGCGCTTTACCAGGTCATCTCTCAAGGTGTGAATGGTACTTCGATGCCAAGCTTTGCTAGGCTGCCTGAAGAGGATCGTTGGGCCTTGGCATTCTTTATTGGCACGCTTTCACATAATGAGGACATGCAGAACCAAGGGAAGATACTTTGGGATAACAATGATGGAAACATCAAGCAACGCTTCACTGGCTTGGATAAACTCAGCACGCTTACTGAAACTTCATTAACCGAGACATTACCCGCAGATACTGTACGCAATGTAGTCGCCTATCTGAGAACCCATCCTGACCTAGTTGAAAAAAATCAGGCGAAAGGTCTGGCCTTGTCCAGACTTAAGCTTATACAAAGCTTGGAAGCTAAGAAGTCAGGCAATGTACCGCTGGCAACTCAATTAGCGCTATCAGCCTACTTGGATGGTTTTGAGCCAATCGAGCCCATGCTCCGTGCTAGAAACAAAGAGCTTCTTGTATCAGTTGAAACAGCCATGCTTGATTACCGGTCAGCGGTGACAAAAGGAACTGTCGATCAAGCACAAAATGCGGCAGATAATTTGGAAAGGTTGCTCACCAGGGTTGATCTTATTATGCAGGACTCGAAGGCTGATCCAACGGCAACGTTCATTGGCGCAGCCACAATACTTTTACGTGAAGGTGTAGAAGCACTTTTAATTGTGATTGGCATGATCACCTTTTTGAAAAAGACGGAAAGGCCAGACCTGCTTCAGCACGTGCATCGTGGTTGGATCAGTGCTTTGTTGGCAGGGCTTTTAACCTGGGTTGTTGCAACCTATTTGATAGGGATTAGCGGCACTAGCAGAGAAGTGACTGAAGGGATTGGTTCGGTACTTGCATCAGTAGTCCTACTGAGTGTCGGCCTTTGGATGCATCAGAAAAGTAGTGCTGGTAAGTGGCAGGAATATCTTAAAGGTCAATTATCTAAGGCCATTTCAAGCAAGTCTGTCTGGGCATTATTTGCACTCTCATTTATTGCTGTCTATCGAGAAGTATTTGAAACTGTATTGTTTTACTCTGCATTGATGGCTGACGGCAATAATACTGCTCTTGCAGGTGGCTTTATAACAGCGGTATTGCTACTGGCCTTGATTGCTTGGGGAATGCTGTATACGAGTGCGCGAATGAACCTGGGGCGTTTCTTTTCATTCACTTCCGTCCTGGTAGTTATTCTGGCTGTAGTGTTGATCGGCAAAGGCATGTCTGCCCTACAAGAAGCCGGATGGATAGGCGTCAATGTAATCTCAGCCATACCGCGCATCGAGTGGTTAGGGGTGTATCCAACGCTGGAAACGATCACCTCACAAACCTTGGTAGGTTTAATTGCATTAGCTGGGTTTGGATTATTCACTAGCAAGTCGAATAAATGA
- a CDS encoding TniQ family protein, whose amino-acid sequence MLEVSALMPEEWLHGYFSRLAVQNSCLDIPQLNKLIAPLPPHDSPDSIPKIAKLLDRPVKELIQQNTLFPAKHAIYFKTYSEAHQISISMRKMQKPVKFCHQCIEEDWEYIGQGFPYLRRIHQVTGIDWCLKHKCRLGFSSLDDIPGPGQFGLLHEQSIIQEPLESQHEIIQKYVEIFDGLISNSLTLSADHVSLVLEQQAKKAGFNTSPAKSARCISDVLVEEISSDWLLRNFPTLKAKVTNKALKTIDGAAVFRLQNHNVTNYVLAAAVLFDSADEALMTLNNSSNMELKPRRALIKRNAEFWRGNDLRQIYIKNLGTGKAIADDIGGDYDQVRQNLIKYGLPPLTNLSLETIKALADFYKGATLAEILSRPGVNREHFEQVVRSAGNQFGEILNQIKEALMQKSTERLNRINSKDRPH is encoded by the coding sequence ATGCTCGAAGTCTCAGCATTGATGCCTGAAGAATGGCTGCATGGATACTTTAGCCGTCTCGCAGTCCAAAATAGCTGTTTAGATATTCCACAGCTCAATAAACTTATCGCTCCATTACCTCCCCACGATTCACCGGATTCAATTCCCAAAATAGCTAAATTGCTTGATCGGCCAGTCAAGGAGTTGATACAGCAAAATACGTTGTTTCCTGCGAAACATGCAATCTATTTCAAGACCTACAGTGAAGCGCATCAAATAAGCATTTCAATGCGTAAAATGCAGAAGCCTGTCAAATTTTGCCATCAATGCATTGAGGAAGACTGGGAGTATATTGGGCAAGGGTTCCCCTATCTCAGAAGAATCCATCAAGTGACTGGCATTGATTGGTGTTTGAAGCACAAGTGTCGTTTAGGCTTCTCATCTCTTGATGATATTCCTGGCCCAGGTCAATTTGGTTTGCTTCACGAACAATCGATTATTCAAGAGCCACTTGAGAGTCAGCACGAAATCATACAAAAGTACGTTGAGATATTTGATGGTTTAATCAGCAATTCATTAACGCTGTCAGCTGATCATGTGTCATTGGTGCTGGAGCAGCAGGCAAAGAAAGCAGGATTCAATACTTCGCCGGCTAAATCTGCCAGATGTATTAGTGACGTATTGGTCGAAGAAATATCTTCAGATTGGCTATTGCGTAACTTTCCCACACTAAAAGCCAAAGTGACTAATAAGGCATTGAAAACGATTGATGGAGCGGCGGTGTTCCGTCTGCAAAATCACAATGTCACTAATTATGTACTGGCTGCGGCTGTTTTATTCGACTCAGCGGATGAGGCATTAATGACGCTAAATAATTCCTCGAACATGGAGTTGAAACCACGTCGTGCCCTGATCAAAAGAAATGCCGAATTTTGGCGTGGAAACGATTTAAGACAGATTTACATAAAGAATCTCGGAACCGGTAAAGCAATTGCTGATGACATCGGAGGGGACTACGACCAAGTTCGTCAAAATTTGATCAAATACGGCTTACCTCCATTAACTAATCTATCCCTTGAAACTATCAAGGCTTTGGCTGACTTTTATAAAGGAGCTACGTTAGCTGAAATTCTTTCACGGCCTGGAGTTAATCGTGAGCATTTCGAGCAAGTGGTTAGAAGTGCTGGCAACCAGTTCGGCGAAATACTCAATCAGATCAAAGAGGCGTTGATGCAGAAAAGCACAGAGAGGCTGAATAGGATAAACAGTAAGGATAGGCCTCATTAA